In the genome of Streptomyces sp. NBC_00190, one region contains:
- the rho gene encoding transcription termination factor Rho, translating to MSDTTDLMGAADTSVDTSAPAAGAAPKRRRTGTGLDGMVLAELQQVASGLGIRGTARMRKSQLIEVIKETQAGGAGASKAASTAAGAADTAEAKPKRRATSKARTGEAAAEAPAEKPAAQAQIDIPGQPASDDAPAGERRRRRATAPSGSPEASAPVAVQVEQKTETVKAEAATTTATAPQTDVKAEAATAVSAPAQDGEGRGRRDRRDRAERGERGDRQRDRRDRGAKADEQGQGAQGQGGQGQQGQGAQGQGAQAGGRQDRADRQQQGGGRQDRQQQGRQDRQDNGPQDDFDDEGGRRGRRGRYRDRRGRRGRDEFAPNEPQVADDDVLIPVAGILDILDNYAFIRTSGYLPGPNDVYVSLAQVRKAGLRKGDHTTGAVRQPKDGERREKFNALVRLDSVNGMAPESGRGRPEFQKLTPLYPQDRLRLETDPGVLTTRIIDLVSPIGKGQRGLIVAPPKTGKTMIMQAIANAITTNNPECHLMVVLVDERPEEVTDMQRSVKGEVISSTFDRPAEDHTTVAELAIERAKRLVELGHDVVVLLDSITRLGRAYNLAAPASGRILSGGVDSTALYPPKRFFGAARNIEDGGSLTILATALVDTGSRMDEVIFEEFKGTGNMELKLDRKLADKRIFPAVDVDPSGTRKEEILLNAEELAIVWKLRRVLHALDSQQAIELLLDKMKQTKSNAEFLMQIAKTTPSGKNDD from the coding sequence GTGAGCGACACCACCGATCTGATGGGCGCTGCCGACACATCTGTCGACACCAGTGCCCCCGCCGCGGGCGCCGCACCCAAGCGTCGCCGCACCGGCACCGGCCTTGACGGCATGGTCCTGGCCGAGCTGCAGCAGGTCGCGTCGGGCCTCGGCATCAGGGGCACCGCGCGGATGCGCAAGAGCCAGCTGATCGAGGTCATCAAGGAGACGCAGGCGGGCGGCGCGGGTGCGTCCAAGGCCGCCTCCACCGCCGCGGGCGCCGCCGACACCGCCGAGGCCAAGCCGAAGCGCCGTGCCACCAGCAAGGCCCGTACGGGCGAGGCCGCCGCCGAGGCGCCCGCCGAGAAGCCTGCCGCGCAGGCGCAGATCGACATCCCGGGGCAGCCGGCCAGTGACGACGCCCCGGCCGGCGAGCGCCGCCGCCGTCGGGCCACCGCGCCCTCCGGCAGCCCGGAGGCCTCCGCCCCCGTCGCCGTGCAGGTCGAGCAGAAGACCGAGACCGTCAAGGCCGAGGCCGCCACCACGACCGCCACCGCGCCGCAGACGGACGTGAAGGCCGAGGCCGCCACCGCCGTCTCCGCCCCCGCGCAGGACGGCGAGGGCCGCGGCCGTCGCGACCGCCGTGACCGTGCCGAGCGCGGTGAGCGCGGCGACCGCCAGCGTGACCGCCGCGACCGCGGTGCCAAGGCCGACGAGCAGGGTCAGGGCGCCCAGGGCCAGGGCGGCCAGGGCCAGCAGGGCCAGGGCGCGCAGGGCCAGGGCGCGCAGGCCGGCGGCCGTCAGGACCGCGCCGACCGCCAGCAGCAGGGCGGCGGCCGTCAGGACCGCCAGCAGCAGGGCCGTCAGGACCGCCAGGACAACGGTCCGCAGGACGACTTCGACGACGAGGGCGGCCGTCGCGGCCGTCGCGGCCGTTACCGCGACCGCCGTGGCCGTCGTGGCCGCGACGAGTTCGCCCCGAACGAGCCGCAGGTCGCCGACGACGATGTCCTGATCCCCGTCGCGGGCATCCTCGACATCCTCGACAACTACGCGTTCATCCGGACCTCGGGCTACCTGCCCGGCCCCAACGACGTGTACGTCTCCCTGGCCCAGGTCCGCAAGGCGGGTCTGCGCAAGGGTGACCACACCACGGGTGCCGTGCGCCAGCCCAAGGACGGCGAGCGCCGCGAGAAGTTCAACGCCCTGGTCCGGCTCGACTCGGTGAACGGCATGGCGCCCGAATCCGGCCGCGGCCGACCGGAGTTCCAGAAGCTGACCCCGCTCTACCCGCAGGACCGGCTCCGCCTGGAGACCGACCCGGGCGTGCTGACGACCCGCATCATCGACCTCGTGTCGCCGATCGGCAAGGGTCAGCGAGGCCTGATCGTGGCCCCGCCGAAGACCGGTAAGACCATGATCATGCAGGCGATCGCCAACGCGATCACCACCAACAACCCCGAGTGCCACCTGATGGTCGTCCTGGTCGACGAGCGTCCGGAAGAGGTCACCGACATGCAGCGGTCGGTCAAGGGCGAGGTCATCTCCTCGACCTTCGACCGCCCGGCCGAGGACCACACCACCGTCGCCGAGCTGGCCATCGAGCGCGCCAAGCGCCTCGTCGAGCTGGGTCACGACGTGGTCGTCCTGCTGGACTCCATCACCCGTCTGGGCCGCGCGTACAACCTCGCGGCGCCCGCCTCCGGCCGCATCCTGTCCGGTGGTGTCGACTCGACCGCGCTGTACCCGCCGAAGCGCTTCTTCGGTGCCGCGCGCAACATCGAGGACGGCGGCTCGCTGACCATCCTGGCCACCGCGCTGGTCGACACCGGCTCGCGCATGGACGAGGTGATCTTCGAGGAGTTCAAGGGCACCGGCAACATGGAGCTCAAGCTCGACCGCAAGCTCGCCGACAAGCGCATCTTCCCGGCTGTCGACGTCGACCCGTCGGGCACCCGCAAGGAGGAGATCCTCCTCAACGCGGAGGAGCTCGCCATCGTCTGGAAGCTGCGCCGGGTGCTGCACGCGCTCGACTCGCAGCAGGCGATCGAGCTGCTCCTCGACAAGATGAAGCAGACGAAGTCGAACGCCGAGTTCCTGATGCAGATCGCGAAGACGACTCCGTCGGGCAAGAACGACGACTGA
- a CDS encoding homoserine dehydrogenase, whose protein sequence is MRTRPLKVALLGCGVVGSEVARIMTTHADDLTQRIGAPVELAGVAVRRPSKVREGIDPALVTTDATALLKRGDIDIAIEVIGGIEPARTLITTAFENGISVVSANKALLAQDGAALHAAAEKHGLDLYYEAAVAGAIPLVRPMRESLAGDKINRVMGIVNGTTNFILDKMDSTGAGYQEALDEATALGYAEADPTADVEGYDAAAKAAILAGIAFHTRVRLDDVYREGMTEVSAADFASAKRMGCTIKLLAILERAADGESVTARVHPAMIPLSHPLASVREAYNAVFVEAEAAGRLMFYGPGAGGSPTASAVLGDLVAVCRNKLAEATGPGESAYTQLPVSPMGDVVTRYHISLDVADKPGVLAQVATTFAEHGVSIDTVRQQGKDGEASLVVVTHRAPDAALSGTVEALRKLDTVRGVASIMRVEGE, encoded by the coding sequence ATGCGTACGCGTCCGCTGAAGGTGGCGCTGCTGGGCTGTGGAGTGGTCGGCTCGGAAGTTGCCCGCATCATGACGACGCACGCCGACGACCTCACGCAGAGGATCGGCGCGCCCGTCGAGCTCGCCGGTGTGGCCGTACGGCGGCCCTCGAAGGTCCGTGAGGGCATCGACCCGGCGCTCGTCACCACCGACGCCACCGCCCTCCTCAAACGCGGCGACATCGACATCGCCATCGAGGTCATCGGCGGCATCGAGCCCGCCCGTACGCTCATCACCACCGCCTTCGAGAACGGCATCTCCGTCGTCTCCGCGAACAAGGCGCTGCTCGCCCAGGACGGCGCCGCGCTGCACGCCGCCGCGGAGAAGCACGGGCTGGACCTCTACTACGAGGCGGCCGTCGCCGGCGCCATTCCGCTGGTCCGTCCGATGCGCGAGTCCCTCGCGGGCGACAAGATCAACCGCGTCATGGGCATCGTCAACGGCACGACGAACTTCATCCTCGACAAGATGGACTCCACCGGCGCCGGCTACCAGGAGGCGCTCGACGAGGCCACGGCCCTCGGGTACGCCGAGGCCGACCCCACGGCCGACGTCGAGGGTTACGACGCCGCCGCCAAGGCCGCGATCCTGGCCGGCATCGCCTTCCACACCCGGGTCCGCCTCGACGACGTGTACCGCGAGGGCATGACCGAGGTCAGCGCCGCCGACTTCGCCTCCGCCAAGCGCATGGGCTGCACCATCAAGCTCCTGGCGATCCTGGAGCGCGCCGCCGACGGGGAGTCGGTGACCGCGCGCGTGCATCCCGCGATGATTCCGCTCAGCCACCCCCTCGCCTCCGTCCGCGAGGCCTACAACGCGGTCTTCGTCGAGGCCGAGGCCGCCGGTCGGCTCATGTTCTACGGGCCCGGCGCGGGCGGTTCGCCGACCGCGTCCGCGGTCCTCGGCGACCTCGTCGCCGTCTGCCGCAACAAGCTCGCCGAGGCAACGGGGCCGGGCGAGTCGGCGTACACCCAGCTGCCGGTCAGCCCCATGGGGGACGTCGTCACCCGCTACCACATCAGCCTCGATGTGGCGGACAAGCCGGGCGTCCTCGCCCAGGTGGCGACCACCTTCGCGGAGCACGGTGTCTCCATCGACACCGTCCGTCAGCAGGGAAAGGACGGCGAGGCCTCCCTCGTCGTCGTCACTCACCGCGCACCCGACGCCGCCCTCTCCGGGACCGTCGAGGCGCTGCGGAAGCTGGACACCGTGCGCGGTGTCGCCAGCATCATGCGTGTTGAAGGGGAGTAA
- the thrC gene encoding threonine synthase — MSSNRTHQWRGIIEEYRDRLPVTDATPVVTLREGGTPLVPAQVLSERTGCEVHLKVEGANPTGSFKDRGMTMAISKAKEDGAQAVICASTGNTSASAAAYAVRAGMVSAVLVPRGKIALGKMGQALVHGAKILQVDGNFDDCLDLARALSDNYPVALVNSVNPVRIEGQKTAAFEIVDALGDAPDIHVLPVGNAGNITAYWRGFKEYKADGLASRTPRVWGFQASGSAPIVRGEVVKEPHTIATAIRIGNPASWDYALQARDESGGFIDEVTDRQILAAYRLLAAQEGVFVEPASAASVAGLLKAAEQGLVDPGQKIVCTVTGNGLKDPDWAVAGAPQPVTVPVDAEAAAIRLGLV, encoded by the coding sequence ATGAGCAGCAATCGCACCCACCAGTGGCGCGGCATCATCGAGGAGTACCGGGACCGCCTGCCGGTGACGGATGCCACTCCCGTGGTCACGCTCCGCGAGGGCGGCACTCCTCTCGTTCCCGCGCAGGTGCTCTCCGAGCGCACCGGCTGCGAGGTCCACCTCAAGGTCGAGGGCGCGAACCCCACCGGGTCCTTCAAGGACCGCGGTATGACCATGGCGATCAGCAAGGCCAAGGAGGACGGCGCGCAGGCCGTCATCTGCGCCTCCACCGGCAACACCTCGGCTTCCGCCGCCGCCTACGCGGTGCGCGCCGGGATGGTCTCCGCGGTGCTCGTGCCCCGCGGCAAGATCGCGCTCGGCAAGATGGGCCAGGCCCTCGTGCACGGCGCCAAGATCCTGCAGGTGGACGGCAACTTCGACGACTGCCTGGACCTGGCCCGCGCGCTCTCCGACAACTACCCGGTGGCGCTGGTCAATTCGGTCAACCCGGTGCGCATCGAGGGCCAGAAGACGGCCGCGTTCGAGATCGTCGACGCGCTCGGTGACGCGCCCGACATCCACGTGCTGCCCGTCGGCAACGCCGGCAACATCACCGCGTACTGGAGGGGGTTCAAGGAGTACAAGGCCGACGGCCTGGCCTCCCGTACGCCCCGCGTGTGGGGTTTCCAGGCCTCCGGCTCCGCGCCGATCGTGCGCGGAGAGGTCGTCAAGGAGCCGCACACCATCGCCACCGCGATCCGCATCGGCAACCCGGCGTCCTGGGACTACGCCCTGCAGGCGCGCGACGAGTCGGGGGGCTTCATCGACGAAGTGACCGACCGTCAGATTCTGGCCGCCTACCGGCTGTTGGCCGCCCAGGAGGGCGTCTTCGTCGAGCCCGCCTCGGCCGCCTCCGTGGCCGGTCTGCTCAAGGCCGCCGAGCAGGGCCTCGTCGACCCGGGCCAGAAGATCGTATGCACCGTCACCGGCAACGGCCTCAAGGACCCCGACTGGGCGGTCGCCGGCGCTCCGCAGCCCGTCACCGTCCCGGTGGACGCCGAAGCCGCGGCCATCCGCCTCGGCCTGGTCTGA
- the nrtL gene encoding ArgS-related anticodon-binding protein NrtL codes for MNPADLPRTVVRAVRCAVEDGELAIGAAVPERVVVERTRPGGVGDYATPVAFQVAKRAGCAPHAVAQVLARRLAQQPGIERVEVTGPGFLCFVLPTPTAQDVISRGIVDDIVIRDVRGGAAFLSPADAADPSLELRKRVVHDCVLRLVRTQGKGDADGLSVAAVAGRDGDVLARYGRDAAVWAMLAVPAKETPTFTDALLLQGEASEFFRVRYAHARARDLVRNAEQLGFGPDAGDVDDAPALLRVLADHPLVLEAAAHHRAPERLTRHLVELADALLDFQYRVLPQGDEKPLAAHRARLALAEAAGTVLAGGLALLGIDAPTRL; via the coding sequence GTGAACCCCGCCGACCTCCCCCGTACCGTCGTACGCGCCGTGCGCTGCGCCGTCGAGGACGGGGAACTGGCCATCGGTGCGGCCGTGCCCGAGCGGGTCGTCGTCGAGCGGACCCGGCCCGGTGGGGTGGGGGACTACGCCACCCCCGTCGCCTTCCAGGTCGCCAAGCGGGCCGGGTGTGCGCCGCACGCCGTGGCGCAGGTGCTCGCCCGTCGGCTCGCGCAGCAGCCCGGGATCGAGCGCGTCGAGGTCACCGGCCCCGGGTTCCTGTGTTTCGTGCTGCCGACGCCCACCGCCCAAGACGTCATCTCGCGGGGGATCGTCGACGACATCGTCATCCGCGATGTGCGGGGAGGGGCCGCTTTCCTCTCGCCCGCCGACGCGGCGGACCCCTCCCTCGAACTGCGGAAGCGGGTCGTGCACGACTGTGTGCTGCGGCTCGTGCGCACCCAGGGCAAGGGTGACGCCGACGGGCTCTCCGTCGCCGCTGTCGCCGGGCGGGACGGGGACGTCCTCGCCCGGTACGGGCGCGACGCCGCCGTGTGGGCCATGCTCGCCGTGCCGGCCAAGGAGACGCCCACGTTCACTGACGCGCTGCTCCTCCAGGGCGAGGCCAGCGAGTTCTTCCGGGTGCGGTACGCCCACGCCCGCGCCCGCGACCTCGTACGCAATGCCGAGCAGCTGGGGTTCGGGCCCGACGCCGGGGACGTGGACGACGCCCCCGCCCTGCTGCGCGTCCTCGCCGACCACCCGCTCGTCCTCGAAGCCGCCGCGCACCACCGCGCCCCCGAGCGGCTCACCCGGCACCTCGTCGAGCTGGCGGACGCGCTGCTCGACTTCCAGTACCGCGTACTGCCCCAGGGGGACGAGAAACCCTTGGCCGCCCACCGTGCCCGGCTGGCTCTCGCCGAAGCCGCCGGGACGGTGCTGGCCGGCGGCCTGGCCCTCCTCGGCATAGACGCACCGACACGCCTGTGA
- a CDS encoding LCP family protein, protein MSDDSTGSGGRAASRRRRKPPKRRRALVIAAWSAAGVVLVGGAGVGYFYFKLNGNLKTVDIDQALGADRPQNVDNGSMDILVLGSDSRGGANGEYGQDDGGSARSDTAMIVHLYEGHKKASVISIPRDTMTARPACTTANGKTDPGGTRRQFNEAFTVGGAACAVKTVEKMSGIRMDHYIEVDFTGFKKIIDTLGGVDVNITKPIKDGASHLELAAGPNRLNGEQSLGLVRTRKSVGDGSDLGRIQLQQAFIKALIKQVKGVGLFDNPKRLLDLADTGTKALTTDKALGDVKSLMGFAQSLQGIDAQGMQMITLPVTADPIDPDRVAPLTKQSKMVWDALLADQPVPPEATENSMGDKGTVGGIVQ, encoded by the coding sequence ATGAGCGACGACAGCACGGGCAGCGGCGGGCGCGCCGCGAGCCGGCGCCGACGGAAACCGCCGAAGCGCCGCAGAGCCCTCGTCATCGCCGCGTGGAGCGCCGCCGGCGTGGTCCTGGTGGGCGGGGCGGGGGTCGGCTACTTCTACTTCAAGCTCAACGGCAACCTGAAGACCGTCGACATCGACCAGGCGCTCGGTGCCGACCGCCCGCAGAACGTCGACAACGGCTCCATGGACATCCTGGTGCTGGGCTCCGACTCCCGCGGCGGCGCCAACGGCGAGTACGGCCAGGACGACGGCGGCTCCGCCCGCTCCGACACCGCGATGATCGTCCACCTCTACGAAGGCCACAAGAAGGCCAGCGTCATATCGATCCCGCGCGACACCATGACCGCCCGCCCCGCCTGCACCACGGCCAACGGCAAGACCGACCCCGGCGGGACGCGCAGGCAGTTCAACGAGGCGTTCACCGTCGGCGGGGCGGCCTGCGCGGTCAAGACGGTCGAGAAGATGTCCGGCATCCGCATGGACCACTACATCGAGGTCGACTTCACGGGCTTCAAGAAGATCATCGACACCCTCGGCGGCGTGGACGTGAACATCACGAAGCCGATCAAGGACGGGGCCAGCCACCTCGAACTCGCGGCGGGCCCGAACAGGCTCAACGGAGAGCAGTCCCTCGGCCTCGTCCGTACCCGCAAGAGCGTCGGCGACGGCAGCGACCTCGGCCGAATACAGCTCCAGCAGGCCTTCATCAAGGCGCTGATCAAGCAGGTGAAGGGCGTCGGCCTGTTCGACAACCCCAAGCGGCTGCTCGACCTCGCCGACACCGGCACCAAGGCGCTCACCACCGACAAGGCGCTCGGCGATGTGAAGTCCCTCATGGGCTTCGCCCAGAGCCTCCAGGGCATCGACGCCCAGGGCATGCAGATGATCACGCTGCCGGTGACCGCGGACCCGATCGATCCCGACCGCGTGGCGCCGCTGACCAAGCAGTCCAAGATGGTCTGGGACGCCCTGCTCGCCGACCAGCCCGTCCCTCCGGAGGCCACAGAGAACTCGATGGGCGACAAGGGCACCGTCGGCGGGATCGTCCAGTAG
- the thrB gene encoding homoserine kinase produces the protein MAGPAFRAAAVRVRVPASSANLGPGFDALGLALGLYDDVVVRVADSGLNIDIAGEGADTLPRDESHLLVRSMRTAFDLLGGQPRGLEVVCANRIPHGRGLGSSSAAICAGIVAARAVTIGGEARLDDAALLELATEIEGHPDNVAACLLGGFTLAWMEGGSAKAIRMEPADSIVPVVFVPSKPVLTETARGLLPRTVPHVDAAVNAGRAGLLVEALTRRPELLLPATEDRLHQEYRSPAMPESVALVNRLRADGIPAVISGAGPTVLALVDNGAADKVAQLAGEGWAANRLALDAAGASVLPLGTQGG, from the coding sequence ATGGCCGGTCCAGCGTTCCGCGCCGCCGCCGTACGGGTGCGCGTCCCCGCCAGCAGTGCCAATCTCGGCCCGGGCTTCGACGCCCTGGGCCTGGCCCTGGGGCTCTACGACGACGTAGTCGTCCGGGTGGCCGACTCCGGCCTGAACATCGACATCGCGGGTGAGGGCGCCGACACCCTCCCGCGGGACGAGAGCCACCTGCTCGTACGCTCCATGCGCACCGCCTTCGACCTGCTGGGCGGGCAGCCGCGCGGCCTTGAGGTCGTCTGCGCCAACCGCATCCCGCACGGCCGGGGCCTCGGCTCCTCCTCCGCGGCCATCTGCGCCGGCATCGTCGCCGCCCGCGCCGTGACCATAGGCGGAGAGGCCAGGCTCGACGACGCGGCGCTGCTGGAGCTCGCCACCGAGATCGAGGGCCACCCCGACAACGTCGCCGCCTGTCTGCTCGGCGGCTTCACCCTGGCCTGGATGGAAGGGGGCAGCGCCAAGGCGATCCGGATGGAGCCCGCCGATTCCATCGTTCCGGTGGTCTTCGTCCCCTCCAAGCCCGTCCTCACGGAGACCGCGCGCGGCCTGCTGCCGCGCACCGTCCCGCACGTGGACGCGGCCGTCAACGCAGGTCGCGCGGGACTGCTCGTGGAGGCCCTGACCAGGCGTCCCGAGCTCCTGCTGCCGGCCACCGAAGACCGGCTCCACCAGGAGTACCGGTCCCCGGCGATGCCCGAGAGCGTCGCCCTCGTGAACCGGCTGCGGGCGGACGGCATCCCCGCGGTCATCTCCGGCGCGGGCCCCACGGTCCTCGCGCTGGTCGACAACGGCGCGGCCGACAAGGTCGCGCAGCTCGCGGGCGAGGGGTGGGCGGCGAACCGGCTCGCACTCGACGCCGCGGGCGCGAGCGTACTTCCGCTGGGCACCCAGGGCGGCTGA
- the lysA gene encoding diaminopimelate decarboxylase, producing the protein MSRSAHPAGPRHADVLPEGHYSPPPADLNALDEKVWARTVTRNGEGVASVGGIEVTKLAEEFGTPAYFLDEEDFRARCRAWAHAFGKDADVFYAGKAFLSKAVVKWLKEEGLNLDVCSGGELATALAAGMPASRIAFHGNNKSESEITRAVEAGVGRIVLDSFQEIARVAHIARERGVRQPVQIRVTVGVEAHTHEFIATAHEDQKFGIAVADGSAAEAVRRALGHDSLELLGVHSHIGSQIFDMAGFEVSAKRVVRLLAAVRDEHGVELPEIDLGGGLGIAYTSGDDPSEPYEIAKALTEIVARECEAAGLAAPRISVEPGRAIVGPTAFTLYEVGTIKPLEGLRTYVSVDGGMSDNIRTALYDAEYSVALVSRTSEAEPMLVRVVGKHCESGDIVVKDAFLPADLAPGDLLAVPATGAYCRSMASNYNHALRPPVVAVRDGQARVIVRRETEEDLLRLDLG; encoded by the coding sequence ATGAGCCGTTCCGCGCACCCCGCCGGGCCCCGCCACGCCGACGTCCTGCCCGAGGGGCACTACTCCCCGCCGCCCGCCGACCTCAACGCCCTCGACGAGAAGGTCTGGGCCCGTACCGTCACACGCAACGGTGAGGGCGTCGCCAGTGTCGGCGGGATCGAAGTCACCAAGCTCGCCGAGGAGTTCGGGACGCCCGCCTACTTCCTCGACGAGGAGGACTTCCGGGCGCGGTGCCGGGCCTGGGCGCACGCCTTCGGCAAGGACGCCGATGTCTTCTACGCCGGCAAGGCGTTCCTCTCCAAGGCCGTCGTGAAGTGGCTGAAGGAGGAAGGGCTGAATCTCGACGTGTGCTCCGGCGGGGAGCTGGCCACCGCGCTGGCCGCCGGGATGCCCGCCTCGCGGATCGCCTTCCACGGCAACAACAAGTCCGAGAGCGAGATCACCCGCGCCGTCGAGGCCGGTGTGGGGCGCATCGTGCTCGACTCCTTCCAGGAGATCGCCCGCGTCGCGCACATCGCCCGTGAGCGGGGCGTACGCCAGCCCGTCCAGATCCGCGTCACCGTCGGCGTCGAGGCGCACACCCACGAGTTCATCGCCACCGCCCACGAGGACCAGAAGTTCGGCATCGCCGTGGCCGACGGATCGGCCGCCGAGGCCGTACGGCGCGCCCTCGGTCACGACAGCCTCGAGCTGCTCGGCGTCCACTCCCACATCGGCTCGCAGATCTTCGACATGGCCGGCTTCGAGGTCTCCGCCAAGCGCGTCGTGCGGCTGCTGGCCGCCGTACGCGACGAGCACGGCGTCGAGCTTCCCGAGATCGACCTCGGCGGCGGCCTCGGCATCGCCTACACCTCCGGCGACGACCCGAGCGAGCCGTACGAGATCGCCAAGGCGCTCACCGAGATCGTGGCCCGCGAGTGCGAGGCCGCCGGCCTGGCCGCGCCGCGCATCTCCGTCGAGCCCGGCCGCGCCATCGTCGGCCCCACCGCCTTCACCCTCTACGAGGTCGGCACCATCAAGCCGCTCGAAGGGCTCCGTACGTACGTGAGCGTCGACGGCGGGATGTCCGACAACATCCGGACGGCGCTCTACGACGCCGAGTACTCCGTCGCGCTCGTCTCCCGCACGTCCGAGGCCGAGCCGATGCTCGTCCGCGTCGTAGGCAAGCACTGCGAGAGCGGCGACATCGTCGTCAAGGACGCCTTCCTCCCCGCCGACCTCGCCCCCGGTGACCTCCTCGCGGTCCCCGCCACCGGCGCGTACTGCCGGTCCATGGCCAGCAACTACAACCACGCGCTCCGCCCGCCCGTCGTCGCCGTGCGCGACGGACAGGCCCGCGTGATCGTCCGCCGCGAGACGGAGGAAGATCTCCTGCGTCTCGACCTCGGATGA
- a CDS encoding response regulator — translation MAKTRTRGPGPTYSRVVSGVSGRVLVVDDNKVIRQLIKVNLELEGFEVVTANDGAECLDVVHHVCPDVITLDVVMPRLDGFGTAAQLRADPRTRDVPVAIVSACTQHEVEAGITAGVDAFVAKPFEPAELVRVVRRLAEGKERRDGRKGAPAGRGRG, via the coding sequence GTGGCAAAAACGCGGACGCGGGGGCCCGGGCCGACCTACTCTCGAGTTGTGTCAGGCGTCTCGGGCCGGGTGCTTGTTGTCGACGACAACAAGGTCATCCGGCAGTTGATCAAGGTCAATCTCGAGCTGGAGGGCTTCGAGGTCGTGACCGCGAACGATGGTGCCGAGTGTCTGGACGTCGTACACCACGTGTGTCCTGACGTGATCACCCTTGATGTGGTCATGCCCCGGCTGGACGGCTTCGGGACCGCTGCGCAGTTGCGGGCCGATCCGCGGACCAGGGACGTGCCCGTCGCGATCGTGAGCGCCTGTACGCAGCACGAGGTGGAGGCCGGGATCACGGCCGGCGTGGATGCCTTCGTCGCGAAGCCCTTCGAGCCCGCCGAGCTGGTGCGGGTCGTACGGCGGCTGGCCGAGGGGAAGGAGCGGCGCGACGGGCGGAAAGGGGCTCCCGCCGGGAGGGGGAGGGGCTGA
- a CDS encoding tyrosine-type recombinase/integrase yields MTNGTESGSEQNNGLDPEGFSLDVRLWNVTKAQSKTRPYQLRWIVGGKVSSKTFATVALAGSRRSELWLAMKRGEAFRIKDGLPESEVRAATQVAEPPDAREELSWFTFCREYLAMRWPTAAAKTREGIADGLAAVTLAMVEQDKHMPEVEELRLALRWAVVPANADLEPPDELEDAHEWLSTKSLLVSALEDPKILRDVQYRLSFKLDGTPAAGETSRRRRRALNTAVEYAIERKLLVENPLAGLKKVKTASSDRVDPRVLVNKTQAAQLLAAVSYVGTWDRKKGRRLVAFYAVMYFAALRPSEAVGLRKSDCYLPEKGWGTLTLRDTHPVSGKQWTDSGERHDKRGLKSREAKDDRPVPIPPALVAMLRAHLEQFGTAKDGRLFTNERLGLVGSSTYWRVWKDAREYALPPDLQTSILGGRPYDLRHTCITMWLNAGVPVAEVARRVGNSPEVIHRVYEGCIYGQEDVMNKKIEKELDWS; encoded by the coding sequence GTGACGAACGGCACCGAATCCGGGTCTGAGCAGAACAACGGCTTGGACCCGGAAGGGTTTTCACTCGATGTACGCCTGTGGAATGTGACCAAGGCGCAGAGCAAGACCCGCCCGTATCAGCTCCGCTGGATCGTCGGGGGCAAGGTCAGTAGCAAGACGTTCGCCACCGTGGCGCTTGCGGGGAGCCGCCGTTCCGAATTGTGGTTGGCCATGAAGCGCGGCGAGGCGTTCCGTATCAAGGACGGCCTGCCTGAGTCCGAAGTCCGCGCCGCCACGCAGGTCGCAGAACCCCCGGATGCTCGCGAGGAACTGTCCTGGTTCACGTTCTGCCGTGAGTACTTGGCCATGCGTTGGCCTACGGCTGCTGCAAAAACACGCGAGGGCATCGCGGACGGTCTCGCCGCGGTGACCCTGGCCATGGTGGAGCAGGACAAGCACATGCCCGAGGTGGAGGAACTGCGCCTCGCTCTTCGCTGGGCCGTTGTCCCAGCAAACGCCGACTTGGAGCCGCCGGACGAACTCGAAGATGCCCATGAGTGGCTTTCGACGAAATCACTGCTCGTTTCCGCGTTGGAGGATCCGAAGATTCTGCGAGACGTCCAGTACCGGCTTTCGTTCAAGCTGGACGGCACGCCTGCGGCGGGTGAGACGTCCCGCCGCAGGCGCCGCGCGTTGAACACCGCTGTGGAGTACGCGATCGAGCGCAAGCTCCTGGTCGAGAACCCTCTCGCCGGACTCAAGAAGGTGAAGACCGCGTCGTCGGACCGCGTCGACCCGCGTGTTCTCGTCAACAAGACCCAAGCCGCTCAGTTGCTCGCCGCGGTTTCGTACGTCGGGACGTGGGACCGCAAGAAGGGGCGCCGTCTGGTGGCGTTCTACGCGGTGATGTATTTCGCGGCGCTCCGCCCGAGTGAGGCCGTGGGGCTGCGAAAGTCGGACTGCTACCTCCCTGAGAAAGGATGGGGGACGCTCACCCTCCGGGACACGCACCCCGTGTCGGGCAAGCAGTGGACGGACAGCGGGGAACGCCACGACAAGCGCGGGCTGAAGTCCCGGGAGGCCAAGGACGACCGGCCGGTCCCGATCCCTCCGGCACTGGTTGCCATGCTCCGGGCTCACCTGGAGCAGTTCGGCACGGCCAAGGACGGCCGGCTGTTCACCAACGAGCGGCTCGGTCTCGTCGGCAGCAGCACGTACTGGCGGGTCTGGAAGGACGCCCGAGAGTACGCACTTCCGCCGGACCTCCAGACGTCCATTCTGGGTGGGAGGCCGTATGACCTCCGGCACACCTGCATCACGATGTGGCTGAACGCAGGCGTTCCCGTGGCAGAGGTCGCTCGGCGAGTCGGCAACTCGCCCGAAGTGATCCACCGCGTCTACGAGGGCTGCATCTATGGACAGGAGGACGTTATGAACAAGAAGATCGAGAAGGAACTTGACTGGTCGTGA